A genome region from Flavobacterium sp. CFS9 includes the following:
- a CDS encoding sugar-binding protein, with product MMKGYQVNYVPSKSVDFEGINWEKANCLTDFCSPWKSDPFSKIEFRAFWDLENFFFKFIVFDTQIYIDQKDDSFDSINNSDRVELFFRTNESLNPYYCLEIDTAGRLMDFKARPDKEFDFDWKWPKTDLEIKTSKDEISFTVEGRISIKSLEELNLIHNNTIEAGVFRAKFLENENRDYEPTWISWVNPDTETPNFHIASSFGKFILEQ from the coding sequence ATGATGAAAGGATATCAGGTAAATTATGTTCCCTCAAAGTCGGTTGATTTTGAAGGAATAAATTGGGAAAAGGCAAATTGCTTAACTGATTTTTGCTCGCCATGGAAAAGTGATCCATTTTCAAAAATAGAATTCAGAGCATTCTGGGATCTTGAAAATTTCTTTTTCAAATTCATAGTTTTTGATACACAAATTTATATTGATCAAAAAGACGATAGTTTTGATAGTATCAACAACTCAGATCGTGTAGAATTGTTTTTTAGAACCAATGAATCCTTAAACCCTTATTATTGTCTGGAAATCGATACAGCAGGACGTTTAATGGATTTTAAAGCACGTCCCGACAAAGAATTTGATTTTGACTGGAAATGGCCTAAAACCGATTTGGAAATCAAAACGTCAAAAGATGAAATTTCTTTTACAGTGGAAGGACGAATCAGTATAAAGTCATTAGAAGAGTTGAATTTAATACACAACAATACGATTGAAGCAGGGGTTTTTAGAGCTAAGTTTTTGGAGAATGAAAATCGGGACTATGAACCCACCTGGATTTCATGGGTGAATCCTGATACCGAAACTCCTAATTTTCATATCGCCTCTTCTTTTGGGAAATTTATTCTGGAGCAGTAA
- a CDS encoding LacI family DNA-binding transcriptional regulator — MDKKYTIKDIAKMAGVSKGTVDRVLHNRGKVSPTALDKINEVLNVINYEPNLIARNLKNTKVYRICVLLPDPEIDPYWLPCINGIQDAKTEFKAYSVIIETHFFNPESTKSFLSAHDIIIQKSPDAVLIAPLFHKETVEIVKQYDDLNIIVNTFNNQIEGESIKSFVGQDLHKSGRVAASLMNLILTEGQIAIIHIDESLKNAVHMQEKEKGFKSYFDEKKINGFSLTTLKLKHSNVETKFSAFLDENPNLKGIFITTSKAYQIASIMATLKDKKIAIIGYDLVEKNVNFLNQGLVHFLIHQNQKRQAYLGVSTLVEHFLFRKDIPETILLPIDIINVENASFYVS, encoded by the coding sequence ATGGATAAAAAGTACACCATTAAGGATATAGCAAAAATGGCCGGAGTTTCGAAAGGGACTGTCGACAGGGTTTTGCATAACAGAGGAAAAGTTTCTCCTACAGCACTAGACAAAATAAATGAAGTTTTAAACGTCATTAATTACGAACCGAACTTAATTGCACGAAATTTAAAGAATACCAAAGTTTACAGAATTTGTGTTTTATTGCCTGATCCGGAAATCGACCCGTACTGGCTTCCGTGTATTAATGGAATCCAGGATGCTAAAACCGAATTTAAAGCTTACAGTGTTATTATTGAAACGCACTTCTTTAATCCGGAAAGCACCAAATCGTTCTTAAGTGCTCATGATATCATTATCCAAAAATCACCTGATGCTGTTTTAATTGCTCCATTGTTCCATAAAGAAACGGTAGAAATTGTAAAGCAGTATGACGATTTAAACATCATAGTAAATACATTCAACAACCAAATCGAAGGTGAATCTATAAAAAGTTTTGTTGGACAGGATTTGCATAAAAGCGGCCGTGTTGCTGCCAGCCTAATGAATCTGATTTTAACAGAAGGTCAGATTGCGATCATACATATTGACGAAAGCCTTAAGAATGCAGTACACATGCAGGAAAAAGAAAAGGGTTTCAAAAGCTACTTTGACGAGAAAAAGATTAACGGTTTTTCACTGACTACCTTAAAACTAAAACATTCGAACGTAGAAACTAAATTTTCTGCGTTTTTAGATGAAAATCCAAATCTGAAGGGGATTTTTATTACCACTTCAAAAGCGTATCAGATAGCCTCTATAATGGCTACTCTAAAAGATAAAAAGATTGCGATTATTGGTTATGATTTGGTAGAGAAAAATGTCAATTTCCTAAATCAGGGACTGGTTCATTTTTTAATTCATCAAAATCAAAAAAGACAGGCTTATTTAGGGGTGAGTACCCTGGTTGAACATTTCTTGTTTAGAAAAGATATTCCGGAAACAATTTTACTTCCAATTGATATTATTAATGTAGAAAATGCTTCTTTCTACGTTTCTTAA
- a CDS encoding mevalonate kinase has product MKKITSLAPGRTCLFGDHQDYLGLPVIACAIDRNIQLIAEENLTQTFVLNMIDINETRTIDIDATFDKLEPRDYFASSLRVLRRYGCVPNVGYDITITGDIPINSGTSSSSALLMAWIRFLIDAFGIDREVTPEFISKLGYESEVLEHGEPGGMMDHFSIGVGNIVYINTKDPFSYKVIGKSLKGLITGVSGVPKETIGLLGELKGNALISIDIVKQNFPDFDLHASKIEDLDRYRNCLPDRLIPFFEAALKNYHYTKEALKEFEKPVLDLKKIGGLMNQHHEVLRDLLKITVPRIDAMVNAALRAGAYGAKIVGSGGGGSIVVIANPEKEDAVIQAILEAGAQEAYAVSVDPGVRVIESVEV; this is encoded by the coding sequence GTGAAAAAAATTACCTCATTAGCCCCGGGCAGAACCTGTCTCTTTGGAGATCATCAGGATTATTTAGGATTGCCGGTTATCGCCTGTGCAATCGATCGGAATATACAACTAATTGCTGAAGAAAATCTGACTCAGACATTTGTTTTAAATATGATTGATATTAATGAGACTCGTACCATTGATATTGATGCCACTTTCGACAAATTAGAACCCAGAGATTATTTTGCATCCTCCTTACGCGTATTGCGCAGGTACGGCTGTGTGCCAAACGTTGGATACGATATTACAATCACGGGAGATATTCCGATAAACTCCGGAACGTCGAGTTCTTCGGCTTTATTGATGGCATGGATTCGTTTTTTAATCGATGCTTTTGGTATTGATCGTGAAGTTACGCCTGAGTTTATTTCCAAATTGGGTTATGAATCCGAAGTATTGGAGCACGGAGAACCTGGCGGAATGATGGACCACTTTAGTATCGGGGTAGGGAATATCGTATACATCAATACCAAAGATCCCTTTTCGTATAAAGTGATAGGGAAGAGCTTGAAAGGCCTGATAACAGGAGTTTCGGGAGTTCCAAAAGAGACGATCGGTTTATTGGGCGAGTTAAAAGGAAATGCTTTAATTTCTATTGATATCGTAAAGCAAAACTTCCCGGATTTTGATCTGCATGCTTCCAAAATAGAAGATCTGGATCGTTACCGAAATTGCTTGCCGGACCGATTGATTCCTTTCTTCGAAGCCGCATTAAAAAACTATCATTATACCAAAGAAGCTCTGAAAGAGTTTGAAAAACCGGTTTTAGATCTCAAAAAAATAGGCGGATTGATGAACCAGCATCATGAAGTTTTACGTGATTTATTAAAAATTACAGTACCCCGAATTGATGCTATGGTCAATGCTGCTTTGCGCGCTGGTGCTTACGGAGCAAAAATTGTAGGTTCAGGCGGAGGAGGAAGTATCGTAGTGATTGCAAATCCCGAAAAAGAAGATGCGGTGATTCAGGCTATTCTCGAAGCTGGAGCTCAGGAAGCTTATGCCGTATCCGTTGATCCGGGTGTAAGGGTTATTGAGAGTGTTGAGGTTTGA
- a CDS encoding sugar phosphate nucleotidyltransferase, which translates to MHNNLVILAGGASSRMKKEAISNNLSAEEIAQANERSKGLIGVGASGRPLLDYLLLNAKKAGYKKIYIIIGEQGELFKEFYGSQNTDNDFHGLNISFAVQYIPEGRVKPFGTADALFQAVEQFPELNTQQYSVCNSDNLYSAAALLALRETDSPNAFIAYDREALEFPSERISRFAIAKLDQNNQLLDILEKPSADVLADYKDVEGKIRVSMNAFKFNGSTLYTHLKNCPVHPERDEKELPTVLLNAVKENPNTTIGIPFSEHVPDLTAKEDIADVKEYLKQYYPVLDWSI; encoded by the coding sequence ATGCATAACAATTTAGTTATTCTTGCGGGTGGAGCATCTTCACGCATGAAAAAAGAAGCCATTTCAAACAATTTATCTGCCGAAGAAATTGCGCAGGCAAATGAAAGAAGTAAAGGGTTAATTGGAGTTGGAGCAAGCGGAAGGCCTTTGTTGGATTATCTTCTGCTCAACGCTAAAAAAGCGGGGTATAAAAAAATCTACATTATTATTGGAGAGCAGGGAGAGCTTTTTAAAGAGTTTTACGGCAGTCAGAATACCGATAATGATTTTCACGGACTCAATATTTCATTTGCGGTTCAATACATTCCAGAAGGCAGAGTAAAACCATTTGGTACTGCTGATGCTTTGTTTCAGGCAGTAGAGCAGTTTCCGGAGTTAAACACACAGCAGTATTCAGTTTGTAACAGCGATAACTTGTATTCGGCAGCAGCGTTATTGGCACTTAGAGAGACCGACAGTCCAAATGCTTTTATTGCTTACGATCGCGAAGCTTTGGAATTTCCTTCTGAAAGGATTTCGCGTTTCGCCATCGCTAAATTAGATCAGAATAATCAGTTGTTGGATATTTTAGAAAAACCTTCAGCCGATGTTTTAGCCGATTATAAAGATGTGGAAGGGAAAATCAGAGTCAGTATGAATGCTTTTAAATTCAACGGAAGCACTTTATATACACACCTGAAAAATTGCCCTGTTCATCCCGAGCGCGACGAAAAAGAGCTGCCTACGGTACTGTTAAATGCTGTCAAAGAAAATCCGAATACAACGATAGGTATTCCGTTTTCAGAGCACGTTCCGGACCTTACGGCTAAAGAAGATATTGCTGATGTAAAAGAATATTTAAAGCAATATTATCCGGTTTTAGACTGGAGTATTTAG
- a CDS encoding sugar MFS transporter produces the protein MSKIETAIHIEKRSSIIPMIILTALFFILGFVTWLNGPLIPFFELACELTSSQAYFVTFAFYIAYFVMAVPSSWVIEKVGYKNGISLGLLIIAAGAFMFYPAAESRTFLLFLIALFVMGTGLAILQTASNPYVVVIGPRESAAARISVLGIANKLAGFVAPLILTALVLSNMQEFTADKIAVLDAVSKTNALNSLALQLQRPYLYMGLIITVLALLVKLSPLPEIDLDEEGNVAHLSIFKQIRNAFRRPQLVLGVITLMLYLAAEVLAGDSIGGFGKQLGVYGTEGNFYLKLTSFTMSAMVVGYILGITLIPKYLSQVTALKGSGVLGVILVLAIVLISPKIMIQLPGIPSLPVVILLVALLGLANALCWPAIWPMALEDLGGYTKIGSAILIMGIIGGAIFPLFYGMITENINASNIANGTVGVSKSGNQIAYLMLLPSYLMIFFYAVKGHKYRKW, from the coding sequence ATGTCAAAAATTGAGACTGCAATACATATAGAAAAGAGGAGTTCAATCATTCCGATGATTATTCTTACCGCATTGTTTTTTATATTGGGATTTGTCACCTGGTTAAATGGACCTTTAATTCCTTTTTTTGAATTAGCGTGCGAATTGACTTCTTCTCAAGCCTATTTTGTAACTTTTGCGTTTTACATTGCCTATTTTGTAATGGCAGTTCCTTCATCCTGGGTCATTGAAAAAGTAGGGTATAAGAATGGTATTTCTTTAGGATTATTAATCATTGCAGCCGGAGCATTTATGTTTTATCCGGCCGCCGAAAGCCGAACCTTTTTACTGTTTTTAATTGCTTTGTTTGTGATGGGAACCGGTCTGGCAATTTTGCAGACAGCTTCCAATCCTTATGTAGTAGTAATTGGGCCTAGAGAAAGTGCAGCAGCCAGAATTAGCGTATTAGGAATTGCGAATAAATTGGCAGGTTTTGTAGCGCCATTGATATTAACAGCTTTGGTACTGTCTAACATGCAGGAGTTTACAGCCGATAAAATTGCTGTTTTGGACGCCGTTTCCAAAACAAATGCTTTAAATTCACTTGCATTACAATTGCAAAGACCCTATCTTTATATGGGATTGATTATAACAGTTTTAGCACTTTTGGTGAAACTGTCCCCGCTTCCTGAAATTGATTTGGATGAAGAAGGAAACGTAGCACATCTGAGTATTTTTAAGCAAATTAGAAACGCTTTCAGACGCCCGCAATTGGTTTTAGGAGTAATCACCTTGATGCTGTATTTGGCAGCCGAAGTTTTGGCCGGAGATTCTATTGGAGGATTCGGAAAACAATTAGGCGTATATGGAACCGAAGGGAATTTTTATTTAAAACTAACTTCATTTACCATGTCAGCAATGGTTGTAGGGTATATATTAGGAATAACATTAATTCCAAAATATCTTTCACAAGTAACAGCTTTGAAAGGATCAGGAGTTTTGGGAGTAATTTTAGTGTTGGCAATAGTATTGATTTCGCCAAAAATAATGATTCAGTTACCCGGAATTCCAAGTTTGCCGGTAGTGATACTTTTAGTAGCATTATTAGGTTTGGCAAACGCGCTTTGCTGGCCTGCAATCTGGCCAATGGCATTAGAAGATTTGGGAGGCTACACAAAAATTGGAAGTGCAATTTTGATCATGGGGATCATCGGAGGAGCAATTTTTCCTTTGTTCTACGGAATGATCACAGAAAATATAAATGCGTCAAATATAGCAAATGGTACCGTGGGAGTTTCAAAAAGCGGGAATCAGATTGCTTATTTAATGCTGCTGCCATCCTATTTAATGATCTTTTTTTATGCAGTTAAAGGACATAAATATCGAAAGTGGTAA
- the nagB gene encoding glucosamine-6-phosphate deaminase, which translates to MLKSKIDKATGFEKRFENINTVVFENSGDASKEVAQEIAALIQSKQKENKPCILGLATGSSPKGLYAELVRLHKEEGLSFKNVISFNLDEYYPMEPNSINSYVRFMKELLFDHVDILPENYHVPDGLLTKEQIADYCHEYEAKIEALGGIDLQVLGIGGNGHIGFNESGSLQNSKTRLVALDHITRVAASKDFFGLNNTPRTAITLGVKKIMEAKRVILLAWGEGKSSIVAKSVEGEVTNRIPASFLQEHNDAVFILDKEAGSKLTRINKPWLVEKIVWTDKLTRKAVLGLALDLKKPILKLTDADYIENGMSDLLADSGPAYDINIKIFNKLQNTITGWPGGKPNAEDTNRPERAEPAKKRVLIFSPHPDDDIISMGGTFMRLQEQGHEVHVAYQTSGNIAVADDEALRFARFVIDYNEKFGIKSEEADNIYQKAATFLTNKKNSEIDIPEVRYIKGLIRKGEARATSHFVGLTDDQIHFMELPFYETGTIEKKPIGKEDIQLTMDLIEKIKPHQIYAAGDLADPHGTHKVCLDAIFEAVKALKPKSFMDDCWLWLYRGAWQEWGIDEVEMAVPMSPDQVLAKRHGIFKHQSQKDGVVFQGTDAREFWQRAEDRNAETAALYQQLGLATYAAMEAFVRWHY; encoded by the coding sequence ATGTTAAAAAGTAAAATCGACAAAGCAACAGGGTTCGAAAAACGTTTCGAAAACATCAACACGGTCGTTTTTGAAAATTCCGGCGATGCATCAAAAGAAGTAGCTCAGGAAATTGCGGCTTTAATTCAATCCAAACAAAAAGAAAACAAACCTTGTATTTTAGGATTAGCGACTGGTTCTTCTCCAAAAGGATTATATGCTGAACTGGTTCGTTTGCACAAAGAAGAAGGCTTGAGCTTTAAAAATGTAATTAGTTTTAACCTGGATGAATATTATCCAATGGAGCCTAATTCAATCAACAGTTACGTTCGTTTTATGAAAGAATTACTGTTTGATCATGTCGATATTTTACCTGAAAACTACCATGTTCCGGACGGACTTTTGACCAAAGAACAAATTGCAGATTATTGCCACGAGTACGAAGCAAAAATTGAAGCACTTGGCGGAATCGATTTACAGGTTCTTGGAATTGGAGGAAACGGACATATTGGTTTTAATGAATCAGGATCGTTACAAAACTCTAAAACTCGTTTAGTGGCTTTAGATCATATTACCAGAGTAGCAGCAAGTAAAGATTTCTTCGGATTGAATAATACGCCAAGAACAGCTATTACATTGGGAGTTAAGAAAATTATGGAAGCCAAGAGGGTAATTCTATTGGCTTGGGGAGAAGGGAAATCAAGTATTGTAGCAAAGTCTGTTGAAGGTGAAGTTACTAACAGAATTCCGGCTTCTTTTCTTCAGGAACATAATGATGCCGTTTTTATTCTGGATAAAGAGGCAGGTTCAAAGTTAACGAGAATCAACAAGCCATGGTTGGTTGAAAAAATTGTCTGGACTGATAAATTGACAAGAAAAGCAGTTTTGGGATTGGCTCTGGATCTTAAAAAACCAATTTTAAAATTGACCGATGCCGATTATATCGAAAACGGAATGAGCGATTTATTAGCTGATTCAGGCCCGGCATACGATATTAACATTAAAATATTCAACAAACTTCAAAATACAATCACAGGATGGCCGGGTGGTAAGCCAAATGCGGAAGACACCAACCGTCCGGAAAGAGCAGAACCGGCTAAGAAACGAGTATTGATTTTTAGTCCGCATCCGGATGACGATATCATCAGTATGGGGGGAACTTTCATGCGTTTGCAGGAGCAGGGACATGAAGTACACGTGGCGTATCAAACCTCCGGAAATATTGCTGTAGCCGATGATGAAGCTTTGCGTTTTGCAAGATTCGTAATTGATTACAATGAAAAATTCGGAATCAAAAGCGAAGAGGCAGACAATATTTACCAAAAAGCAGCGACTTTCCTAACCAATAAAAAGAACAGCGAAATTGATATTCCTGAAGTTCGTTACATCAAAGGATTAATCAGAAAAGGAGAGGCGAGAGCAACCAGTCATTTTGTAGGCTTAACCGATGATCAGATTCATTTTATGGAATTACCGTTCTATGAAACCGGAACCATCGAGAAAAAACCAATCGGAAAAGAAGATATCCAATTGACAATGGATTTAATCGAAAAAATCAAACCGCATCAAATTTACGCTGCGGGAGATTTAGCCGATCCGCATGGAACACATAAAGTATGTCTGGATGCTATTTTTGAAGCTGTAAAAGCGCTAAAACCAAAATCATTTATGGACGATTGCTGGTTGTGGCTGTACCGTGGAGCATGGCAGGAATGGGGAATTGACGAAGTAGAAATGGCTGTGCCAATGAGCCCGGATCAGGTGTTGGCAAAACGTCATGGAATCTTCAAACACCAGTCTCAAAAAGACGGAGTTGTTTTCCAGGGAACTGATGCCAGAGAATTTTGGCAAAGAGCCGAAGACCGAAATGCTGAAACAGCGGCTTTATACCAACAGTTAGGTTTAGCGACCTATGCTGCGATGGAAGCTTTCGTAAGATGGCATTATTAA
- a CDS encoding DUF3820 family protein, with amino-acid sequence MESDKKLLIKLAHTKMPFGKYEGYFLIDLPEYYVVWYHNKGFPKGELGQQLQLIYELKLNGLEELIRNIKKQYPKPIK; translated from the coding sequence ATGGAATCAGACAAAAAACTTCTCATCAAATTAGCCCATACCAAAATGCCTTTCGGAAAATACGAAGGTTATTTTTTAATTGATTTACCCGAATATTATGTCGTTTGGTACCATAATAAAGGATTTCCAAAAGGAGAATTGGGACAACAGTTGCAGCTTATATATGAATTAAAGTTGAATGGACTCGAGGAACTGATTCGAAATATCAAAAAACAATACCCGAAGCCTATCAAATAA
- a CDS encoding CTP synthase: MNQTKYIFVTGGVTSSLGKGIIAASLAKLLQGRGYRTTIQKFDPYINVDPGTLNPYEHGECYVTDDGAETDLDLGHYERFLNVPTSQANNVTTGRVYLSVIEKERRGEFLGKTVQVVPHITNEIKDRMQLLGKSGDYDIVITEIGGTVGDIESLPYIESVRQLVWELGENNGIVIHLTLVPYLAAAGELKTKPTQHSVKTLMESGIKADILVCRTEHELSQELRQKLALFCNVKKEAVIQSIDASTIYEVPNLMLEEGLDVVALKKLDLPKKASPDLKNWNTFLKRLKNPKHTVNIGLVGKYVEMQDCYKSILEAFIHAGAANETKVNVISIHSEHINAENIVEKLAGLDGVLVAPGFGERGIEGKIEAVRYVRENNIPFFGICLGMQMSVIEYSRNILGYKEANSTEMNDKTPHPVVNLMEEQKTVTDKGGTMRLGAWKCDIKPDTLAYKIYGQTTISERHRHRYEYNNKYAEELQNAGLKASGVNPDTGLVEIVELENHPFFIGVQYHPEYKSTVANPHPIFVNFVAAAVNAHKK; this comes from the coding sequence ATGAATCAAACAAAATATATTTTTGTTACAGGCGGTGTGACTTCTTCATTAGGAAAAGGAATTATCGCGGCATCTTTAGCAAAATTGTTACAAGGAAGAGGATACCGTACAACTATTCAAAAATTTGATCCGTATATCAATGTGGATCCGGGTACGTTGAATCCATACGAGCACGGAGAATGTTATGTAACGGATGATGGTGCTGAAACAGATTTAGATTTAGGTCATTACGAGCGTTTTCTAAACGTTCCTACTTCTCAGGCGAATAACGTTACAACCGGAAGAGTATATCTTTCTGTAATCGAAAAAGAAAGAAGAGGAGAGTTTTTAGGAAAAACAGTTCAGGTAGTTCCTCATATTACAAACGAAATCAAAGACAGAATGCAATTGTTGGGTAAATCCGGCGATTATGATATTGTCATTACTGAAATTGGCGGAACCGTTGGTGATATCGAATCCTTACCTTATATAGAGTCTGTTCGTCAGTTGGTTTGGGAGTTAGGTGAAAACAACGGAATTGTTATTCATTTAACATTGGTTCCTTATTTGGCTGCTGCTGGTGAGTTGAAAACAAAACCTACACAGCACTCGGTAAAAACTTTGATGGAAAGTGGTATCAAAGCAGATATTTTGGTTTGTAGAACCGAGCATGAATTGTCTCAGGAACTGCGTCAGAAACTGGCTTTGTTTTGTAATGTTAAGAAAGAAGCAGTTATTCAGTCTATTGATGCTTCAACGATATACGAAGTTCCAAATTTAATGCTTGAAGAAGGATTAGATGTCGTGGCTTTGAAAAAATTAGATTTACCTAAAAAAGCATCTCCGGATCTTAAAAACTGGAATACGTTTTTGAAAAGACTGAAAAATCCAAAACATACCGTAAATATTGGTTTGGTTGGGAAATATGTAGAAATGCAGGATTGTTACAAATCTATTTTAGAAGCATTCATACATGCAGGTGCCGCAAACGAAACCAAAGTAAATGTAATTTCGATACATTCAGAGCATATTAATGCTGAAAATATTGTAGAAAAATTAGCAGGTCTGGATGGAGTTTTAGTAGCTCCTGGTTTTGGAGAAAGAGGTATTGAAGGGAAAATCGAAGCCGTTCGTTATGTACGTGAAAATAATATTCCGTTTTTCGGAATTTGTTTAGGAATGCAAATGTCTGTAATCGAGTATTCAAGAAATATTTTAGGTTACAAAGAAGCAAATTCAACAGAAATGAACGATAAAACGCCTCATCCTGTAGTGAATTTGATGGAAGAACAAAAAACAGTGACAGACAAAGGTGGAACGATGCGTTTAGGTGCGTGGAAATGTGATATCAAACCGGATACTCTGGCGTATAAAATTTACGGACAGACCACAATTTCAGAGCGTCACCGTCACCGTTACGAATACAATAATAAATACGCTGAGGAACTGCAAAATGCAGGTTTGAAAGCTTCAGGGGTAAACCCGGATACAGGTTTAGTAGAAATTGTAGAACTTGAAAACCATCCGTTTTTCATTGGAGTACAATACCATCCTGAATATAAAAGTACAGTAGCAAATCCACATCCGATTTTTGTAAACTTTGTGGCTGCTGCAGTGAATGCGCATAAAAAATAA